The following DNA comes from Novosphingobium sp. PP1Y.
CATGCGTTCGCGCTACGACGACGAGATCGTCAAGGCGATGACCGAGAAGTTCGGTTACAAGAACGTCATGGAAGTGCCCAGGATCGAGAAGATCACGCTCAACATGGGCGTGGGCGAGGCGAGCCAGGACAAGAAGAAGGTCCAGACCGCCGCTGCCGAGATGGAGGCGATCGCCGGCCAGAAGCCCGTGATCACCAAGGCTCGCAAGTCGATCGCGCAGTTCAAGCTGCGTGAAGGCATGCCGATCGGTTGCAAGGTTACCCTGCGCCGTGAACGCATGTACGAGTTCCTCGATCGTCTGATCACCATCGCGATGCCCCGCATCCGTGACTTCCGTGGCCTCAACCCGAAGTCGTTCGACGGCCGCGGCAACTACGCGATGGGTCTCAAGGAGCAGATCATCTTCCCGGAGATCAGCTACGACAAGATCGAGAAGGTGCGTGGCATGGACATCATCGTCACCACCACCGCCAAGACCGACGACGAGGCGCGCGAGCTGCTGCGTCTGTTCGGTTTCCCGTTCCCGGCCGAAGCCGAGGAACAGAAGGAGGCGGCGTGAGCCGCCGCTGAGGAAGAGAGCTTAAGTCCATGGCGAAACTGAGTTCCGTGAACAAGAACGAGCGTCGCAAGAAGCTCGTCAAGAAGTACGCAGGCAAGTATGCGCGCCTCAAGGCGATCGCTGACGATGAATCGCTCGACGAAACCGAGCGTCTCATCGCCCGCCTGAAGCTGGCCGAGATCCCGCGCAACGGCAACCCGACCCGGGTTCGCAACCGCTGCGCCACGACCGGCCGTCCGCGCGGTTACTACCGCAAGTTCGGCCTCTGCCGCATCGAGCTGCGCGATCTTGCCAACAAGGGCATGATCCCCGGCGTGACGAAGTCGAGCTGGTAAGGGGCATATAGAAAATGGCTATGACCGATCCCCTGGGTGATATGCTCACCCGCATCCGCAACGGCCAGCGCGCCAAGAAGGACTCCGTCCTGTCGCCGGCCTCCAAGCTTCGTGCACGCGTGCTCGAAGTGCTCCAGCGCGAAGGCTACATCCGTGGCTACAGCGAAGATGCCACCGGCGCTCACCCGCAGCTGCGCATCGAACTGAAGTACTTTGAAGGCGAGCCCGCCATCAAGCACGTTCAGCGCGTTTCCAAGCCTGGTCGCCGCGTCTATTCGGGTTCCAAGGAACTTCCGATCGTGCGCAACGGCCTTGGCATCACCATCGTCTCGACGCCCAAGGGCGTGCTTTCCGACGCGGAAGCCCGTTCGCAGAACGTCGGCGGCGAAGTGCTTGCGGAGGTGTTCTGATGAGCCGCATCGGCAAGAAGGCGGTTGCGATCCCCGGCGGTGTCACCGCCGCGATCGACAACGGCATCCTCTCGGTCAAGGGGCCCAAGGGCGCCCTGACCATGGGTCTTTCTGACCAGGTGACCTACGCGGTTGAAGACGGCACCATTGCGGTGAAGCCGATCAACCAGTCGAAGCAGGCCCGCAGCCACTGGGGCATGCAGCGCACGCTCGTTGCCAACCTGATCGAAGGCGTGACCGAAGGTTTCTCCAAGGTCCTCGAGATCAAGGGCGTCGGCTACCGCGCGCAGGCCCAGGGCAAGAAGCTCAAGCTTCAGCTCGGCTTCTCGCACGATGTCGACATCGACGTGCCCGAAGGCATCGAGATCAAGACCCCGGACAACACCACGGTCGAGATCTCCGGTATTGACAAGCAGAAGGTCGGCCAGATTGCGGCCGAGATCCGTCGCTGGCGCAAGCCCGAACCCTACAAGGGCAAGGGCATCAAGTACCGCGGCGAGTTCATCTTCCGCAAGGAAGGGAAGAAGAAGTAATGGCAAAGCTTTCCCTTTTCGAACGCCGTCGCCGGCGTGTTCGTACCGCTCTGCGTGCCCGTGGCGGCGATCGTCCGCGTCTGTCGGTGCACCGCACCGGCCGTCACATCTATGCGCAGATCATCGATGATGCGCAGGGCCGCACCGTGGCTGCCGCCAATACCCTTGGCGGCAAGGGCACCGACGTCGACGCGGCTACCCGCGTCGGCAAGGAGCTCGCCGAGGCTGCCAAGAAGGCGGGCGTGACTTCCGTCGTGTTCGACCGTGGCGGTTTCCTGTTCCATGGCCGCGTCAAGGCGCTGGCCGAAGCCGCCCGCGAAGGCGGGCTGGAGTTCTGATCATGGCTGACGAAAACACCAACCCCGAACAGCCGATTGCGGCTGAGCACCCGCAGGGCGGTGAGCCGCGGGAGGCCCGTGAGGGTCGCGGTCGTGGCGGCCGTGGTCGCGGTGATCGTGGCGAGCGTGGCGGCCGTGGCCGTCGCGACGACCGTCGCGGCAATCGCAACGAGGAAGATGGTGGTGAGGAGCTGATCGAAAAGCTCGTCCACATCAACCGCGTTTCGAAGACCGTGAAGGGCGGCAAGCGCTTCGGTTTCGCTGCTCTCGTCGTCGTTGGCGACGGCAAGGGCCGCGTCGGTTTCGGCCACGCGAAGGCTCGCGAAGTTCCCGAGGCGATCACCAAGGCCACTGCTTCTGCCAAGAAGAAGATGGTCCGCGTGCCGCTCAAGGAAGGCCGCACCCTGCACCACGACGGCAAGGGCCGTTTCGGTGCCGGCAAGGTCAACGTGCGTACCGCCCCGGCCGGTACCGGCATCATCGCCGGCGGTCCGATGCGCGCCGTGTTCGAGAGCCTGGGCGTTGCTGACGTCGTGACCAAGTCGGTCGGTACGTCGAACCCCTACAACATGATCCGCGCCACCTTCGACGCGCTGACCAACCAGACTTCGCCGAAGTCGGTTGCCCAGCGTCGTGGCAAGAAGGTTGCCGACCTCCTTGGTCGTGGCGGTGCCAGCGAAGCAGAGGCCGAGGCCGCTGCCGAAGCCATCGTGGAGTAATCAACCATGGCCAAGATCAAGATCAAGCAGATCGGTTCGCCGATCCGTCGCCCCGAGAGCCAGAAGAAGATCCTCATCGGTCTTGGCCTCGGCAAGATGCACAAGGTCGTCGAACTCGAGGACACCGCCGAAGTTCGCGGTGCGATCGCCAAGCTGCCCCACATGGTGGCCGTGGTCGACTGACCTGCTCGTTGGTTCTCCCTTGCGGGGAACGGTCGAGAGACATTCGAAAAGGGCTCCGGCGGCGACGTCGGGGCCCTTTTTCCTTGGCCCGTTGCGCGATTCGCCGCGTCGCGCTTTGATTACGCGGAGTTGCCGGTTAGGACTGCGCCTTGGGGCGGCCCGCCGATGGCGCATCGGGCTGCGGGCGATGAGGGCAGGGGGCTTTTGCCGAGATGAAGCAAGCACAGTTCCCGGCGTGGTACGGGATCATCTTCCTGCTCGTTGCACTCGCCCTGCGCGCCAGCACATTCGGCGACCCCAACCTCCACGTCGACGAGACGTTCTACCAGACCGTAGGCATCGCCATGCACCAGCAGCATGCGGTGCCCTATGTCGACGTCTGGGACCGCAAGCCCTGGGGGCTGTTCTTTCTCTATTACCTGATTGCCTTCATTTCCTATTCCCCGCTGGCCTACCAGCTGGTGGCAACGGTCCTCGCGGCGGCGACGGCATGGGTGATCGGTTCGATCGCGAGTTTCTGGAACCGGGCGCAGGGCGGTCTTCTTGCGGGAATCGCCTATCTGTTGTGGCTGGAGCAGGAGCAGGGTTTCGGCGGCCAGTCCCCGATCTTCTACAATCTCTTCGTGGGAAGTGCGGCGCTGCTGGTCCTGCAGGCGGTACCGGACCTGCGCGAAGGAAAGCCGGGTTGGCGTCCCTATGCAGCCATGCTGCTGGGTGGATGTGCTATCACGGTCAAGCAGACCAGCTTCTTTGAGAGCGCCTTCCTCGGCCTCTATAGCGCCTGGACCTTGTGGCACTCACCGCTTCCGCGCCGCAGGGTCTGCGCGATCATTGCATCGTGGGCGCTGCTGGGAGCTGCGCCGATGCTGGGGATTTCGGCCTGGTACTGGCTGGAAGGCTACTGGGCGATCTACTGGCACGCGATGGTGACATCGAACCTGGCCAAGCCGAAAGTCTGGTTGGCCTCCGGTATCCGCACGATCCTCATGTTCATCAGGCTTGCGCCGTTCCTCGTCATGGGCGTGCTCGGCATTCCGCAGATGGTTCCGCTGCAGCGCCAATTCATGGCTTTCTGGCTCCTGGCGGCGACCTTGGGGCTGCTCTCGGTTCCCAATTTCTACGTTCATTATGCCCTGCCGATCCTCGTGCCGCTCACCATCGTCAGCGCGGGACTGCTCCAGGGACGTATCGCCGGGCCCATCGCCATGGCAGTGCTGGGCTTCCTCGCGTTTCGCGAAACGTCGGTGCTGGACTTCGAGCACGCCCGGCGCTCGCGCGCGGCGATGGCGCAACTGGCCAAGGCCGTGCGGGCGCATGACGATGGCGGCCCGCTGTTCGTCTACGACGGGCCTTTCCAGCTCTATCACTTGACCGGGCACCGCTTCGTGACCCCGCTGGTCTTCCCGCATCACCTTGCCCAGACGATAGAGAAGGACGTCAGCCACCTCTCCACCGCAGGCGAAGTGCGCCGGGTCCTGGCCGAGCGTCCCAGCACCGTCGTGCTCGCACCAAAGCCGCGGCAGGATCCGGTCAATTGGGAGACGCTGGCGCCGGTGCGCGCCTATATCCATGCCAACTGCCGCCTCGTTGCCCGCGTGGAGACGCCCGAGTGGCTCCTCTCGAGCAAGATGGACGTCTGGGCGGACTGCAATCGGCAGGGCAGGGCGAAATAGCGCCTGTTCGCGCCGGCCTGCCTCTCGTGACACCTTCCTCTGTCCGCCCGCTGTGCTAAGGGCGCTCGCAAGCCCCGGGCGCCGCACCGGGCCGGATCTCCAGACGAGGAATACCTTGGCCAGTCGTTCTCTTGCCGTTTCGCTTCTCTGCCTGACGCTGCTTAGCACGGCCGCCTGCGATACGCGCCCGGTCAGCGAAGAGAACCGCGACGCCAATGCGCTGGAAGTGATCGGCAGCGAGAGCGCCTGCATCGACGAACTGTCTGATCCCGAACTGCTGCGCATGCAGCGCAAGGTGGACGATGCCCTGCGCAAGGCGCTGCTGGAGGGCAAGTCGCTCGATCCGGCCGCTCAGGCAGCCGATGCTCTGGATCGCGGCGATTTCCGCCTGGCCGGGGCGCTCACCGCGAAAGGCGTCTCCACTTCGGTCTATGGCGCGCAGTGCCGGATCATGGGCGGGTTGAGCGCGCGCGCGATCCGCGCCGTGTCGTTCATCGACGGGGTTCCCGCCGACCAGCCAAAGATCGACTACCTGACCCGCGCCGAGACGTTCGCGCGGGCCTACAACGCGGCGATCCTGGCTGACGAGCGCTACCCTTATGGGGACATCTGCCGCAAGTTCGACGGCAAGGTCGAACTCGGCGAGGACGGTACGTTGCAGGTACAGGGCGCCGGGCCATCCGATCACGCATTCGGTTTCGCCGATCTCGGACCGGTGCGCTCTGCGCCGACCCTTGCCGAACTGGCACGGCGCGGTTCGGTCAGCCGCCTCGACGGCCTGCTGCGGTCCGGTCAGTACGACGTGAACACGCCGGACCTGTTCGGCATGACGCCGCTCGCCTGGGCGATAGCCTATCGCCGCCGCGGCGCTTCCGACCTGCTGCTGCGGGCCGAATCGAGCCCGGGCGGATCGCGCTGCCAGACGATCTACGACCGCCGCTCGCCGATGCAGGTGGCGCGCGTGCAGCAATGGGTGGGCATGCTGCGCCGCATGCAGCCGCTGGTGACCGAGGACGATTTCAACGCGCTGCAGGAACTGCCGCGTCTCTCCGATGGCGATATCGACCGGTTCAACCACGGGCTGACGCAGCTCAACGACAGTTTCGCCGAGCAGTTCAGCAAGAACCGGTATCTGACCAAGCACCGGATCTATTTCACGGTGAACAGCGATGGCGAATCGACCGGCTGCCGCATCGAGCCTTCGACCGACTATCCCGACTACGACGAGAAGATCTGCGCGCTGGGCCTCGATGTCCTGCACTGGAAGCCGGCGCGCGGCGTCTTCGGCAACGTGATCGATGGCGAGGCTTCGCTGATCGTCGGGGTGCGCTCGCGCTAGGGGCGTTGCCCGGGCCCAGGCGTCTGGGGCCCGGTGAAAGGGGCGCGCGGGCGAAAGGGGGGTGACATTCGCCGCCCGATCCCCTAAGGGGCCGCCTTCCTATCAAGCGCGACCTAAAGCGAAAGCGAGTGCAGACTATGAAACTGAATGATATCCGCGACAACTCGGGTGCCCGTCATCGCCGTATGCGTATCGGCCGTGGCATCGGCTCGGGCAAGGGCAAGACCGGTGGCCGTGGCCAGAAGGGTGCGAAGGCACGTTCGGGCGTTTCGATCAACGGCTTCGAGGGCGGCCAGATGCCGCTCCACATGCGTCTTCCGAAGCGCGGCTTCTCGAACAAGAAGTTCGCCAAGGACTTTGCGGAAGTGAACCTGGGCATGGTCCAGAAGGCGATCGACGCCGGCAAGCTCGACATTTCGGGCACCGTCGATCACGCCGCCCTGAAGACCGCTGGCCTGGCCCGCGGTGGCAAGGACGGCGTCCGCCTGCTCGGCAAGGGTGAGCTGACTGCCAAGGTCGAGTTCAACGTCGCCGGTGCCTCGAAGGGCGCCGTTGCCGCGGTCGAAAAGGCCGGTGGTTCGGTGGTGCTTCCCGCCAAGGAAGCAGCCGAAGCCTGAGGCAAGGCGGTAAAGTGATCTGATGATCCGGAGAGGGCGGGCGCCAGGCGCTTCGCCCTCTCATGCTGTTCAGTCCACGGTTTTTCGAGACAGGGGTTTTCGCTCCCGCCTCGAGAACTATATGACGAGTTCCTGTCCCGGGGTTCGACAAGCCGGCATGCAGCCGCTAAGGGCGACTCCGATAAGATTCTTCGAGGCATCCCTAACGTCATGGCATCTCGCGCCGACAACATCGCAAGTTCGCTCAGTCTTGCCAATTTCTCCAAGGCAACCGAACTCAAGAACCGCATCTGGTTCACGATCGGTGCGCTGATCGTCTTCCGCTTCCTGAGCTTCGTGCCGCTGCCGGGTGTGAACCCGCTGATTCTCGAATCGCTCTACAGCCAGACGCAGGGCGGCATTCTCGACCTGTTCAACACTTTCTCGGGCGGTTCGCTCTCGCGCATGAGCCTGATCGCGCTCGGCGTGATGCCTTACATCACCGCCTCGATCGTGGTGCAGCTGGCCGCTTCGCTCCATCCGGCGCTGATCGCGCTGAAGAAGGAAGGCGAGGCCGGCCGCAAGAAGCTGAACCAGTACACCCGCTTCGGCACCGTCGGCCTGTGCGCGATCCAGGGCTACTTCCTGGCTGTCAGCCTCGAGGCCTACGGCGCGTCGAGCGGCCTGCAAGCGGTCGTCGATCCGGGCTTCATGTTCCGCATCGGCGCGGTCATCTCGCTGGTGGGCGGCACGATGTTCCTGCTGTGGCTGGGTGAGCAGATCACTTCGCGCGGCATCGGCAACGGCGTATCGCTGATCATCATGGCCGGCATTGTCGCGCAGATGCCGACTTTCGCCAGCAACCTGGGTCAGGCCTACAGTGCGGGCGACACCGGTTCGTTCCTGATCATGGCGCTGATCGTCCTCATCATCGCGATGATCCTGATGATCTGTTTCATGGAGCGCGCACAGCGCCGCCTGCTGATCCAGTATCCCAAGCGCGCCACGCAGCGCGGCATGATGCAGGCCGACCGCAGTCACCTGCCGCTCAAGATCAACACCGCGGGCGTGATCCCGCCGATCTTCGCCAGCTCGCTGCTGCTGCTGCCGCTCACGATCACCCAGTTCGCCGGCAATTCGCTTTCGCCGGAATCGACGATGGGCCAGATCGTGGTGACGCTGAACCAGTACCTGGGCCACGGCAAGCCGCTCTACATGCTGCTCTACGCAGCCGGCATCGTGTTCTTCTCGTTCTTCTACACCGCCGTCGTCTTCAATCCGGAAGAGACTGCCGAGAACCTGAAGAAGAATGGCGGCTTCATCCCGGGCATCCGTCCGGGCAAGAATACCGCGACCTATCTCGACTACGTGCTGACCCGCGTAACGGTGATCGGTGCGATCTACCTGACCATCGTCTGCACGGTACCTGAGTACTTCCTGTCGATGACCGGCTTGCCGCTGCTCTTCATGGGTGGCACGAGTCTGCTGATCGTCGTCAACGTGACGGTCGATACGATCACCCAGATCCAGTCTCACCTGCTGGCGCACCAGTACGGCGACCTGATCAAGAAGGCGAAACTGAAAGGCCGCATCCGCTAAGGGGCGAGCGCCGGACATATAACTGAGGGGTAAGGCGTGAATATCATTCTGCTGGGTCCGCCGGGAGCGGGTAAGGGCACCCAGGCACAGCGTCTCGTCGAGCGGCACGGCATGCGCCAGCTTTCGACCGGTGACATGTTGCGTGCGGCAGTGAAGGCGGAAACGCCGACCGGGCTCGAGGCCAAGGCCGTCATGGAACGAGGCGAGCTGGTTTCAGACGAAATCGTGTCGGCGCTGATCGGTGACGAACTCGACGCGATGGGCCCCGATGCGGGCGCCATCTTCGACGGCTATCCGCGCACCGCGGCGCAGGCCGAATCGCTCGATGCGATCCTGGCGCAGCGCGGTCGCAAGCTCGACCATGTGATCGAGCTGGTGGTGGATGAGGACGCACTGGTCGAACGCATCACCGGTCGCTTCACCTGCGCCACCTGCGGCAAGGGCTACCACGACAAGTTCGAGCAGCCCAAGGTTCCGGGAACCTGCGACAAGTGCGGCGGAACCGAGTTCAAGCGCCGTCCCGACGACAATGCCGAGACCGTGCGCACGCGCATGGCCGAGTACCGGGCCAAGACCGCTCCGATCCTGCCGATCTACGAATCGCGCGGGATCGTTGCGAAGATCGACGGCATGGCGGACATGGACGACGTGACCGCAGCGATCGAGGCCGTCCTCGGTTCCTGATCGTGCCTGACGGGTGAAGGGCAGGGGCCTTGCGGCTCCGCCTCTCACCCGGGGCCGCCTCCGCCGCCTGTGCGGAGAAAGGCCGGAAACCTTCCAGGAGAACCGCTCCGATGAAATCCGCTGCATTCGCTCTTGCCCTGGCTCTCTTCGGGAGCGCCGTACCGGCTTGGGCGAAAGTGGCGGAAGTGTCCGAACGCGGTTTCGTGGTGCGCCACCTCGTCGAGGTTTCGACCAGTCCGGCCAAGACCTGGGACATGATCCTCGATCCCGCCAAGTGGTGGGAATCCTCGCATACATGGTCGGGCGACGCGGCCAATCTTTCGATCGATGCGAAAGCGGGCGGGTGCTTCTGCGAAGTGCTGCGCAACCCCAAGTCGCCCAATGCCGCGCCGCGCGGCAGCGTCGAGCACATGCGGGTGGTCTACATTGAAAGCGACCATGCGCTGCGCATGGTCGGGGCGCTGGGACCATTGCAGGCCGATGCCGCCAACGGCACCCTGACGATCGAGATCAAGCCCGCCAAAGACGGCACGCAGATCTTGCTCGAGTATGTTGTAGGCGGTTTCCTGCGCACGCCGATGGACAAGCTCGCCCCGGCGGTGGACGGCATGCTCGGTGCGCAGCTGGCAAGCCTCGCCGGAAAGCTGGGGGGCGCGTTTTCGGCCGCTTTCCCGCTGCCCGAGGACAAGCCCGCCAAGGCGCCGGAGGCTGAACAGGCCGGTCCGCCAGAGCCGCCTGCTGCCACCGGCGACGAAATTATCGGTCGCTGATGGAGCGCGCGCGTTTTGACAAATTTTGACTGCGCGCCGTGGATACGGTAGTAAGTGAACACAGGTTGAGCGCTGGCCGCCATACAATGGCGGACACGGCACCGTTTATCGTCCGCTGGACGTTGACAGGTGCTGCGAATCGTTTTAAGCGCGCCCTTCACTCGAAAACCACGGTAGTCCGGATGGCTCACGCCGCGCGTGTCAAAGGCATCGTGTGGTACGCCTTCTGGGCTTTTGCCGTTTCCTCGGAATTCGGGTGGCAAGCGTTGAGATGGAGGGCGTCCAAGCGTCTTCTGTGGAGCATGGAGATTTAAGTGGCTCGTATTGCCGGGGTGAACATCCCCACCAACAAGCGCGTTATCATCGCGCTCACGTATATCCACGGTATCGGTCGTACCAAGGCCGTTGAGATCGCCGACAAGCTCGGCATCGATCACACCCGTCGTGTTCAGGACCTCTCGGACGCCGAAGTGCTCCAGATCCGTGAAACCATCGACGCCGACCACCTGGTCGAGGGTGACCTTCGTCGCGAAACCGCGATGAACATCAAGCGCCTCATGGACCTCGCCTGCTACCGCGGCCTGCGTCACCGTAAGGGTCTGCCCGTTCGCGGCCAGCGCACCCACACGAACGCCCGTACCCGCAAGGGTAAGGCCAAGCCGATCGCCGGCAAGAAGAAGTAAGCCTGACGGGCCGTTTCGGCCCTCGGTTTCCGCAGCGATTTATCGACAGGATACACGGACATGGCACGCGAACCCCAGCGCATTAAGCGCCGCGAACGCAAGAACATCACGAGCGGCATTGCGCACGTCAATGCGAGCTTCAACAACACCATGGTGACCATCACCGACGCCCAGGGCAACGCGATTTCGTGGTCCTCGGCCGGCATGATGGGCTTCAA
Coding sequences within:
- the rplO gene encoding 50S ribosomal protein L15, producing the protein MKLNDIRDNSGARHRRMRIGRGIGSGKGKTGGRGQKGAKARSGVSINGFEGGQMPLHMRLPKRGFSNKKFAKDFAEVNLGMVQKAIDAGKLDISGTVDHAALKTAGLARGGKDGVRLLGKGELTAKVEFNVAGASKGAVAAVEKAGGSVVLPAKEAAEA
- the rplE gene encoding 50S ribosomal protein L5; its protein translation is MAEKYTPRMRSRYDDEIVKAMTEKFGYKNVMEVPRIEKITLNMGVGEASQDKKKVQTAAAEMEAIAGQKPVITKARKSIAQFKLREGMPIGCKVTLRRERMYEFLDRLITIAMPRIRDFRGLNPKSFDGRGNYAMGLKEQIIFPEISYDKIEKVRGMDIIVTTTAKTDDEARELLRLFGFPFPAEAEEQKEAA
- the secY gene encoding preprotein translocase subunit SecY; the protein is MASRADNIASSLSLANFSKATELKNRIWFTIGALIVFRFLSFVPLPGVNPLILESLYSQTQGGILDLFNTFSGGSLSRMSLIALGVMPYITASIVVQLAASLHPALIALKKEGEAGRKKLNQYTRFGTVGLCAIQGYFLAVSLEAYGASSGLQAVVDPGFMFRIGAVISLVGGTMFLLWLGEQITSRGIGNGVSLIIMAGIVAQMPTFASNLGQAYSAGDTGSFLIMALIVLIIAMILMICFMERAQRRLLIQYPKRATQRGMMQADRSHLPLKINTAGVIPPIFASSLLLLPLTITQFAGNSLSPESTMGQIVVTLNQYLGHGKPLYMLLYAAGIVFFSFFYTAVVFNPEETAENLKKNGGFIPGIRPGKNTATYLDYVLTRVTVIGAIYLTIVCTVPEYFLSMTGLPLLFMGGTSLLIVVNVTVDTITQIQSHLLAHQYGDLIKKAKLKGRIR
- the rpsN gene encoding 30S ribosomal protein S14, which translates into the protein MAKLSSVNKNERRKKLVKKYAGKYARLKAIADDESLDETERLIARLKLAEIPRNGNPTRVRNRCATTGRPRGYYRKFGLCRIELRDLANKGMIPGVTKSSW
- the rpsH gene encoding 30S ribosomal protein S8, with product MAMTDPLGDMLTRIRNGQRAKKDSVLSPASKLRARVLEVLQREGYIRGYSEDATGAHPQLRIELKYFEGEPAIKHVQRVSKPGRRVYSGSKELPIVRNGLGITIVSTPKGVLSDAEARSQNVGGEVLAEVF
- the rplF gene encoding 50S ribosomal protein L6, with protein sequence MSRIGKKAVAIPGGVTAAIDNGILSVKGPKGALTMGLSDQVTYAVEDGTIAVKPINQSKQARSHWGMQRTLVANLIEGVTEGFSKVLEIKGVGYRAQAQGKKLKLQLGFSHDVDIDVPEGIEIKTPDNTTVEISGIDKQKVGQIAAEIRRWRKPEPYKGKGIKYRGEFIFRKEGKKK
- the rplR gene encoding 50S ribosomal protein L18, with product MAKLSLFERRRRRVRTALRARGGDRPRLSVHRTGRHIYAQIIDDAQGRTVAAANTLGGKGTDVDAATRVGKELAEAAKKAGVTSVVFDRGGFLFHGRVKALAEAAREGGLEF
- the rpsE gene encoding 30S ribosomal protein S5, with the protein product MADENTNPEQPIAAEHPQGGEPREAREGRGRGGRGRGDRGERGGRGRRDDRRGNRNEEDGGEELIEKLVHINRVSKTVKGGKRFGFAALVVVGDGKGRVGFGHAKAREVPEAITKATASAKKKMVRVPLKEGRTLHHDGKGRFGAGKVNVRTAPAGTGIIAGGPMRAVFESLGVADVVTKSVGTSNPYNMIRATFDALTNQTSPKSVAQRRGKKVADLLGRGGASEAEAEAAAEAIVE
- a CDS encoding SRPBCC domain-containing protein, which produces MKSAAFALALALFGSAVPAWAKVAEVSERGFVVRHLVEVSTSPAKTWDMILDPAKWWESSHTWSGDAANLSIDAKAGGCFCEVLRNPKSPNAAPRGSVEHMRVVYIESDHALRMVGALGPLQADAANGTLTIEIKPAKDGTQILLEYVVGGFLRTPMDKLAPAVDGMLGAQLASLAGKLGGAFSAAFPLPEDKPAKAPEAEQAGPPEPPAATGDEIIGR
- the rpmD gene encoding 50S ribosomal protein L30: MAKIKIKQIGSPIRRPESQKKILIGLGLGKMHKVVELEDTAEVRGAIAKLPHMVAVVD
- a CDS encoding adenylate kinase, with the translated sequence MNIILLGPPGAGKGTQAQRLVERHGMRQLSTGDMLRAAVKAETPTGLEAKAVMERGELVSDEIVSALIGDELDAMGPDAGAIFDGYPRTAAQAESLDAILAQRGRKLDHVIELVVDEDALVERITGRFTCATCGKGYHDKFEQPKVPGTCDKCGGTEFKRRPDDNAETVRTRMAEYRAKTAPILPIYESRGIVAKIDGMADMDDVTAAIEAVLGS
- the rpsM gene encoding 30S ribosomal protein S13 codes for the protein MARIAGVNIPTNKRVIIALTYIHGIGRTKAVEIADKLGIDHTRRVQDLSDAEVLQIRETIDADHLVEGDLRRETAMNIKRLMDLACYRGLRHRKGLPVRGQRTHTNARTRKGKAKPIAGKKK